The proteins below are encoded in one region of Garra rufa chromosome 12, GarRuf1.0, whole genome shotgun sequence:
- the tusc2a gene encoding tumor suppressor 2, mitochondrial calcium regulator a: MGGSGSKTKGVWPFSGSGAGGEAPGEVSEQCLARLRGSKNATPFVFTRKSSLYFDEDGDLAHEFYEETVVTKNGRKKAKLKRIQKNLIPQGIIKLDHPRIHFDFPVILCEI, translated from the exons ATGGGAGGCAGCGGATCCAAAACCAAAGGAGTCTGGCCTTTTAGCGGCTCGGGAGCTGGAGGAGAAGCTCCCGGTGAGGTCAGCGAACAGTGTTTAGCTCGTCTACGAGGCTCCAAGAACGCAACACCTTTTGTCTTTACAAGGAAAAG TTCCTTGTATTTCGATGAAGATGGAGATCTGGCTCATGAATTTTATGAGGAGACTGTGGTGACCAAGAACGGCAGAAAGAAAGCAAAACTGAAGAGAATTCAGAAAAACCTTATACCTCAG GGAATCATTAAGTTGGATCATCCGCGAATCCACTTTGACTTCCCTGTCATCCTCTGTGAAATATAA
- the hyal2a gene encoding hyaluronidase-2 → MTEVMAYWIHLWLLVLLALDHLALAKDLKPTRWPLYSEKPVVLVWNAPTEDCRPRHKVQLQLNQFQIVASPNEGFTKQNLTMFYKDRLGLYPHFEDGMAVNGGLPQIASLTQHLEKIPEGIEKYIPNPTVQGLAVIDWEEWRPIWIRNWDTKDIYKSHSRLLVGQKNPGWTSIQISKVAQQEFEMSSRIFMLETLRLAKSLRPNQLWGFYLFPDCYNHDYRNSLENYTGRCPDAEVARNDQLKWLWNESTALFPSIYMSSKLRSTSSGRQFVRNRVKEGMRLASVGEGMARPVFVYSRPTYAKELELLTEMDLVSTIGESVALGAAGIVLWGEAAYASSNASCSSLNQYLLGPLGRYLLNVTTAAEQCSRFLCSSHGRCLRKNSDTDTYLHLDPQTHTIVGQGKELHVKGDVSVEEQRRMSEDFQCQCFSGYQGERCDFEDPLRQRGDGHALKALWIYLLTPLLLHLLT, encoded by the exons ATGACTGAAGTCATGGCTTACTGGATCCATCTCTGGCTGTTGGTTCTACTGGCTCTGGATCATCTTGCTCTCGCTAAAGATCTGAAGCCCACCAGATGGCCACTTTACTCTGAGAAGCCTGTGGTTTTGGTCTGGAACGCCCCGACAGAAGACTGCAGGCCACGGCACAAGGTCCAACTCCAGCTCAATCAGTTTCAGATCGTGGCCTCTCCAAATGAAGGCTTCACCAAACAGAACCTCACCATGTTCTACAAAGACCGTCTAGGCTTGTATCCTCACTTTGAAGACGGTATGGCGGTAAACGGCGGCCTACCGCAGATCGCCAGCCTCACGCAGCACCTAGAGAAGATTCCGGAGGGGATTGAAAAGTACATTCCCAATCCGACGGTGCAAGGCCTGGCTGTGATCGATTGGGAGGAATGGCGCCCGATTTGGATACGTAATTGGGACACCAAAGACATTTACAAGAGCCATTCGCGGCTCTTAGTGGGCCAGAAAAACCCAGGCTGGACTTCAATCCAGATAAGCAAAGTCGCCCAGCAGGAGTTTGAGATGTCCAGTCGTATATTCATGCTAGAGACTTTACGGCTGGCCAAAAGCTTGCGTCCCAATCAGCTTTGGGGCTTTTACCTCTTTCCTGACTGCTATAACCACGACTATCGTAACAGTCTGGAGAACTACACGGGACGCTGCCCGGATGCGGAGGTGGCCAGGAACGACCAGCTGAAGTGGCTGTGGAATGAAAGCACGGCCCTGTTTCCATCCATTTACATGAGCTCGAAGTTGCGTTCGACATCCTCCGGTCGGCAGTTCGTCAGAAACCGGGTGAAGGAGGGAATGAGATTGGCATCAGTTGGAGAGGGAATGGCACGTCCTGTTTTTGTCTACAGCCGCCCTACGTACGCCAAAGAGCTGGAACTGCTGACagag ATGGATTTGGTGTCCACCATTGGAGAAAGTGTGGCTCTGGGTGCCGCTGGTATCGTTCTCTGGGGTGAAGCTGCTTATGCCAGCAGCAAT GCCAGTTGTTCCAGTTTAAACCAGTACTTGCTGGGTCCACTGGGCCGATACCTCCTCAATGTCACTACTGCAGCCGAGCAGTGCAGTCGTTTCCTGTGCAGTTCCCACGGCCGCTGTCTGCGCAAAAATTCTGACACAGACACGTATCTCCATCTTGATCCACAGACGCACACCATAGTAGGCCAGGGAAAGGAGCTGCACGTGAAGGGAGATGTGAGTGTGGAAGAGCAGCGGCGGATGAGCGAAGACTTCCAGTGCCAGTGTTTTAGCGGGTATCAGGGCGAGAGATGTGACTTTGAGGACCCTCTTCGGCAGCGAGGAGACGGACACGCACTGAAAGCATTATGGATTTACCTTCTGACGCCATTGCTGCTGCATTTACTGACCTGA